A genomic stretch from Acidimicrobiales bacterium includes:
- a CDS encoding MaoC family dehydratase, with protein sequence MTTVFASPDDLAPAVGTHLGHSDWVEIDQSRIDQFAESTGDNQWIHVDPERAAAGPFGATIAHGYLTLAMTNQFLPEIVRVEGISMGINYGVDRVRFPAPVLVGSWVRGGAELVQVDEVSGGAQAVIRITVEIEGSDRPACVVDSVSRFLR encoded by the coding sequence ATGACCACTGTCTTCGCCAGCCCCGATGACCTTGCTCCGGCCGTGGGAACCCATCTGGGTCACAGCGACTGGGTGGAGATCGACCAGTCTCGCATCGACCAGTTTGCCGAGTCGACGGGCGACAACCAGTGGATCCACGTCGACCCCGAACGGGCGGCCGCCGGGCCGTTCGGGGCCACCATTGCCCACGGGTATCTAACGCTGGCCATGACCAATCAGTTCCTGCCCGAGATCGTGCGGGTCGAGGGGATCTCCATGGGGATCAACTACGGCGTCGATCGGGTGCGCTTCCCGGCGCCGGTGCTGGTCGGCTCATGGGTTCGAGGAGGAGCCGAGCTGGTACAGGTCGACGAGGTGTCTGGTGGGGCACAGGCCGTTATCCGGATCACCGTCGAGATCGAGGGGTCGGACCGTCCGGCCTGCGTGGTCGACAGCGTGAGCCGCTTCCTTCGCTGA
- a CDS encoding VIT1/CCC1 transporter family protein — MSGEHGFLTSRGRVHRHRDVQGGAARAAVFGVSDGLVSNVALILGIAGASTDAAFVRVAGVSGLLAGAVSMAAGEYVSLRAQAELVERELEIERISIAENPEAETAELAAIYIERGLNPEQARLVATELMSDPEVALDVHAREELGVDPNQLGNPLTAAAASFWAFSIGAFVPLVPWLVGSGTGAVWASAGLGVSASAAVGGLLARLTERSVVRTVVRQLVVASGACLATYLIGGLLGASVA; from the coding sequence GTGAGCGGAGAACATGGATTCCTGACGTCGCGTGGCCGAGTCCACCGGCATCGTGATGTACAGGGCGGGGCGGCGAGGGCAGCGGTGTTCGGCGTGAGCGATGGCCTGGTGTCCAATGTGGCCCTGATCCTGGGCATCGCCGGGGCCAGCACCGATGCGGCGTTCGTGCGGGTGGCCGGCGTGTCGGGCCTGTTGGCCGGAGCAGTCTCGATGGCAGCTGGCGAGTACGTATCGCTTAGGGCACAGGCCGAGTTGGTGGAACGTGAGTTGGAGATCGAACGGATCTCCATTGCCGAGAATCCGGAGGCCGAGACGGCCGAGCTGGCCGCCATCTACATCGAAAGGGGGCTGAATCCCGAGCAGGCCCGGCTGGTGGCCACTGAACTCATGTCCGATCCGGAGGTAGCCCTCGACGTCCACGCTCGCGAGGAACTGGGCGTGGATCCGAACCAGTTGGGAAATCCTCTGACGGCCGCTGCGGCCAGTTTCTGGGCGTTCTCCATCGGAGCGTTCGTCCCATTGGTGCCGTGGCTCGTCGGATCTGGCACCGGGGCGGTCTGGGCGTCGGCCGGTCTGGGTGTGAGTGCCTCCGCGGCGGTGGGCGGGCTGTTGGCCCGGCTGACTGAGCGGTCTGTCGTGCGAACGGTGGTTCGCCAACTGGTGGTGGCCTCCGGGGCCTGCCTGGCCACCTACCTCATTGGTGGTTTGCTCGGAGCGTCGGTGGCCTGA
- a CDS encoding aquaporin produces MTSRSRVLLAECLGTTLLLIGVVGSGIMAARLSPDDVGLQLFQNAVATAAVLVAIIATFGTISADFNPAVTIGAWLLGHRAGRDVAPLIVVQVIGAVAGTVLANLMFDLEAATWSTTSRSGGHLWLSEVVATVGLLLAVFALVRAGRTAHLPYVVGAYIGGAYYFTSSTSFANPAVTVGRTLSDTFTGIDPSCAPMFVLMQLVGVGVAVVLLRALFPVD; encoded by the coding sequence GTGACATCGCGTTCGAGGGTCCTGCTGGCCGAATGCCTGGGAACCACGTTGCTGCTCATCGGGGTGGTCGGCTCGGGGATCATGGCCGCCCGCCTCAGCCCGGACGACGTGGGCCTCCAGTTGTTCCAGAACGCAGTCGCCACAGCAGCAGTGCTGGTGGCCATCATCGCCACCTTCGGCACGATCTCGGCGGACTTCAATCCTGCGGTAACCATCGGCGCCTGGCTGCTGGGCCACCGGGCGGGGCGGGACGTCGCCCCGCTGATCGTGGTGCAGGTCATCGGTGCGGTGGCCGGCACGGTGCTGGCCAACCTCATGTTCGACCTTGAAGCTGCCACGTGGTCGACCACGTCACGTTCGGGTGGCCACCTATGGCTGTCCGAGGTGGTAGCCACTGTGGGCCTGCTACTGGCGGTGTTCGCTCTCGTCCGCGCGGGCCGGACCGCTCACCTGCCATACGTGGTAGGTGCCTACATCGGCGGGGCCTACTACTTCACCTCGTCGACCAGTTTCGCAAACCCGGCGGTCACTGTGGGACGCACCCTGAGCGATACGTTCACCGGGATCGACCCTTCGTGCGCGCCGATGTTTGTGCTGATGCAACTGGTCGGTGTGGGCGTAGCCGTCGTTCTCTTACGGGCGCTCTTCCCGGTCGACTGA
- a CDS encoding enoyl-CoA hydratase-related protein, whose translation MTSTGTVRLEVNQDSGGKVASLVLDNPTRRNAMGRAMYATIPDLVAEVDQSPDIRVLLLRGEGREAFCAGSNIAEFRDHRLGDAHLEYDELEHQAIDALAACRVPVVACIRGACMGGGVGLALAADLRYAADDALFSVPPGFLGIGYSLDSVERLLATVGRSSATELLLTARRLDADEARRIGLIHEVVTVDRLDEVVAERCATIAALAPMTLRAARAALAGRPDAVALTDACFHSADLVEGISAFEQSRRPQFGNR comes from the coding sequence GTGACCTCGACAGGAACGGTCCGCCTCGAGGTCAACCAGGACTCCGGCGGGAAGGTGGCCTCGCTGGTGCTGGACAACCCGACCAGACGCAACGCCATGGGTCGGGCCATGTACGCCACCATCCCCGACCTGGTAGCCGAGGTGGATCAAAGCCCGGACATCCGGGTACTGCTCCTACGCGGCGAGGGCCGCGAGGCATTCTGCGCCGGCTCGAACATCGCCGAATTTCGGGATCACCGGCTGGGTGACGCCCACCTCGAGTACGACGAGTTGGAACACCAGGCCATCGACGCGCTTGCGGCCTGTCGGGTCCCCGTCGTGGCATGCATTCGGGGGGCGTGCATGGGTGGCGGCGTCGGTCTGGCCCTGGCGGCCGACCTGCGTTACGCAGCCGACGACGCCCTGTTCTCCGTGCCACCCGGCTTCCTAGGCATCGGATACTCGCTGGACTCAGTCGAACGCCTCCTGGCGACGGTGGGCCGATCTTCAGCGACCGAGCTCCTGCTTACTGCCCGCCGCCTAGATGCCGACGAGGCCCGACGCATCGGCCTGATCCACGAGGTGGTTACCGTCGACCGGCTCGACGAGGTCGTAGCCGAACGCTGTGCCACCATTGCCGCACTCGCCCCGATGACCCTCCGGGCCGCCCGGGCCGCGTTGGCCGGTCGACCCGATGCCGTCGCCCTGACTGACGCCTGCTTCCACAGCGCCGATCTCGTCGAGGGGATCAGCGCGTTCGAACAGTCCCGCCGACCTCAGTTTGGGAACCGATGA
- the map gene encoding type I methionyl aminopeptidase: MVKRKRRQAPLAPRSEPPVRPGLLSPRRSVPAAIGCPPYAETGDPGPSSSSNVRTPDEVERMRRAGSAAAEILLEVGPHVVPGITTDRIDEVVHQATIDRGGYPSPLNYRGYPKSVCTSVNEVICHGIPDSRPLADGDIVNVDVTIFLDGVHGDTSITFAVGEVSDADRRLIAETRVAMDEGIAAAGPGQPVHAIGRAIERHARRHGLGVVREFIGHGIGTEFHSGLQIPHYHDGRATTVLVPGMTFTIEPMLTLGDPACGMWDDDWTAVTLDGRRTAQFEHTLLVTDDGIELLTVTAEGTVPADVFAVESSIASA, from the coding sequence GTGGTTAAACGCAAGCGCCGTCAGGCACCCCTCGCGCCGCGGTCCGAGCCGCCCGTCCGTCCCGGCCTGTTGAGCCCCCGGCGGTCCGTCCCGGCTGCCATCGGTTGTCCGCCGTACGCCGAGACCGGAGATCCGGGACCGTCGTCATCGTCCAACGTTCGGACCCCTGACGAGGTCGAACGCATGCGGCGGGCCGGCAGTGCGGCGGCCGAGATTCTCTTAGAGGTCGGCCCCCATGTGGTTCCGGGGATCACCACCGACCGGATTGACGAGGTCGTCCATCAGGCCACCATCGACCGCGGCGGCTATCCCAGTCCGCTGAACTACCGGGGCTACCCCAAGTCGGTGTGCACTTCGGTCAACGAGGTGATCTGCCATGGCATCCCCGACAGCCGACCTCTGGCCGATGGCGACATCGTCAACGTGGACGTCACGATCTTCTTGGACGGGGTGCACGGCGACACCTCCATCACGTTCGCCGTGGGCGAGGTGTCAGATGCTGACCGTCGCTTGATCGCTGAGACCCGGGTGGCCATGGATGAGGGGATTGCCGCAGCGGGACCTGGCCAGCCGGTGCACGCCATTGGCCGGGCTATCGAACGCCATGCCCGTCGCCACGGCCTTGGAGTGGTCCGTGAGTTCATCGGACACGGAATCGGGACCGAGTTCCACAGTGGACTGCAGATTCCGCACTATCACGACGGTCGGGCCACGACGGTCCTCGTGCCAGGCATGACCTTCACCATCGAGCCGATGCTCACCTTGGGTGATCCGGCATGCGGTATGTGGGATGACGACTGGACGGCCGTGACCCTCGACGGACGACGCACCGCGCAGTTCGAGCACACGTTGCTGGTTACCGACGATGGGATCGAGTTGTTGACGGTGACCGCCGAGGGCACGGTCCC
- a CDS encoding GDSL-type esterase/lipase family protein, with the protein MREQPASPSHDGRLARRILTIGAVVAAWLAFDAHLGSRRVSRARAANLRGRVRSVHRANPIRAGETVFLGDSITFDGNWEVAFSDLGARNRGIGWDTTDDLLERLDESLDGPPATVVFMIGTNDLNIGVPHAQTVRNVTHVLDRTATAAPNARIIVQSVLPRTDRYQPLVAPLNAALSRVAVERDVEFVDHTERFAGPDGRLDPALHDDGIHPNGNGHLLLVEALRALLDPP; encoded by the coding sequence ATGAGGGAACAACCGGCGTCACCATCTCACGACGGTCGACTGGCCCGTCGGATCCTGACCATCGGCGCCGTCGTCGCGGCGTGGCTGGCTTTTGACGCCCACCTCGGCTCGCGCCGGGTCAGCCGGGCTCGAGCCGCCAACCTCCGCGGTCGAGTCCGATCGGTCCATCGTGCCAACCCGATCCGGGCCGGCGAGACGGTGTTTCTCGGTGACAGCATCACCTTCGATGGGAACTGGGAGGTCGCCTTCTCCGACCTCGGAGCCCGCAACCGAGGCATCGGATGGGACACCACTGACGACCTGCTGGAACGACTTGACGAGTCCCTCGACGGCCCACCAGCCACCGTGGTTTTCATGATCGGAACCAACGACCTGAACATCGGTGTACCCCACGCCCAGACGGTCCGAAACGTGACCCACGTATTGGACCGGACGGCCACCGCGGCTCCCAACGCCCGGATAATCGTCCAGTCGGTGCTCCCCCGGACCGACCGCTACCAACCGCTGGTCGCCCCGCTGAACGCCGCACTTTCCCGGGTAGCCGTCGAACGCGACGTCGAGTTCGTCGACCACACGGAACGGTTCGCCGGGCCGGACGGCCGACTGGACCCCGCGCTACACGACGACGGCATCCATCCAAACGGAAACGGGCACCTCCTCCTCGTCGAGGCCCTTCGCGCCCTGCTGGACCCTCCCTGA
- a CDS encoding DMT family transporter, translated as MIRREQTDGEAAAEGAQLGAIDWLLLLTAAGIWGSSFLFMDVALRVEHPGLVAWLRPALGLCFLAVVPGAWRPVDRSDLPTIGLLGFLWMAIPLTMFPLAQTWIDSSIAGMMNSGMPIMTLLAGAAFFGVRTHRLQVAGVMAGMVGILMVGLPTAIGDGSGGSGTGVLGVLLVVVAISCYGIAANIAGPLQRRYGSPAVLVRVLMVATAATLPWGIVGLADSDFAWSAAGSNLAVGIGGTGVAYVAAATLIGRVGPVRMASVTYLVPIVAAVLGVVVLDEILGIWEVAGLATLMVGAWMTTRAVTPAAMD; from the coding sequence ATGATCAGGCGGGAACAGACCGACGGAGAGGCGGCGGCTGAGGGCGCCCAACTGGGGGCCATTGACTGGCTCCTCCTTTTGACAGCGGCCGGAATCTGGGGTTCGTCGTTCCTCTTCATGGATGTAGCCCTGCGTGTCGAGCATCCCGGCCTGGTGGCCTGGTTGCGGCCTGCGCTGGGTCTTTGCTTTCTGGCGGTTGTCCCCGGCGCGTGGCGCCCGGTGGATCGGAGCGACCTCCCGACGATCGGCCTTCTGGGGTTCCTGTGGATGGCCATCCCGCTCACGATGTTTCCGCTGGCTCAGACATGGATCGACTCCTCGATCGCAGGGATGATGAACAGCGGCATGCCGATCATGACGTTGTTGGCCGGGGCGGCGTTCTTCGGGGTCCGAACCCACCGACTCCAGGTGGCCGGGGTGATGGCCGGCATGGTGGGCATCCTCATGGTCGGACTCCCCACGGCGATCGGGGACGGGAGTGGTGGTTCCGGCACCGGAGTACTGGGCGTGCTCCTCGTGGTGGTGGCCATCTCCTGTTACGGAATCGCCGCCAACATCGCCGGGCCCCTGCAGCGCCGATACGGATCGCCGGCCGTGCTGGTCAGGGTGTTGATGGTCGCCACCGCGGCCACCCTGCCGTGGGGCATCGTCGGGCTTGCCGACTCAGATTTCGCCTGGTCGGCCGCCGGATCGAACCTGGCCGTCGGGATCGGCGGGACCGGGGTGGCCTATGTCGCCGCGGCGACGCTGATTGGCCGGGTGGGGCCCGTCCGCATGGCATCGGTGACCTACCTAGTGCCCATAGTGGCCGCCGTCCTCGGGGTCGTGGTGCTCGATGAGATCCTGGGCATCTGGGAGGTAGCCGGGCTGGCCACCCTCATGGTTGGGGCGTGGATGACGACGCGCGCCGTCACACCCGCTGCCATGGACTGA
- a CDS encoding acyl-CoA dehydrogenase family protein: protein MPAMPAAEIEIRSRIDQLLEIDPCDRLGFLGAQYDLGLAWVHFPEGSGGLDADRNLQGLVHDSVVAAAGPQPRYDIGYGMAAPTIVTCGTPEQHRRWLRPLFTGEEIWCQLFSEPGAGSDVAGLSTRAVADGDEWVVNGQKVWTSNAHLARWGLLVTRTDPDAPKHRGLTYFAIDLNQSGVEIRPLRQLTGQAEFNEIYLTDARVAEADRLGDVGDGWRVTLTTLMNERVAIGGETRSSDKGTIDWVFEAWRDYGHDDPARRDDLMRLWVRSETLRLNNMRAEQSRETGTPGPEGSIGKVLSAELNKDAFAFALGLSGMAGTLFDAGYEQDQTRPALDYDSLGEYFLRVRANSIEGGTTEVMRNILGERVLGLPGDVRVDKDVPWIEVPRS from the coding sequence ATGCCTGCCATGCCCGCCGCCGAGATCGAGATCCGCTCCCGCATCGACCAGTTACTAGAGATCGATCCCTGCGACCGCCTGGGGTTCCTGGGTGCCCAGTACGACCTAGGCCTGGCCTGGGTTCACTTCCCGGAGGGCAGTGGTGGCCTCGATGCCGATCGGAATCTGCAGGGACTCGTCCATGATTCCGTGGTGGCCGCTGCTGGACCGCAACCCCGGTACGACATCGGTTACGGCATGGCCGCGCCGACCATCGTGACCTGTGGAACTCCCGAGCAGCACCGGCGCTGGCTGCGACCGTTGTTCACCGGTGAGGAGATCTGGTGCCAGTTGTTCTCTGAGCCGGGCGCCGGATCCGACGTGGCCGGCCTGTCGACCCGAGCGGTGGCCGACGGCGACGAATGGGTGGTCAACGGTCAGAAGGTGTGGACCAGCAACGCCCATCTGGCTCGGTGGGGCCTTCTGGTTACTCGCACCGATCCCGACGCGCCCAAACATCGGGGACTCACCTACTTCGCCATCGACCTGAACCAGTCCGGTGTGGAGATCCGACCGCTCCGCCAGTTAACGGGGCAGGCCGAGTTCAACGAGATCTACCTGACCGACGCCCGGGTTGCTGAGGCCGACCGGTTGGGTGACGTGGGCGACGGGTGGCGGGTCACCCTGACCACGCTCATGAACGAGCGGGTGGCCATCGGCGGCGAGACCCGTTCGTCGGACAAGGGCACCATCGACTGGGTATTCGAGGCCTGGCGGGACTATGGGCACGACGATCCCGCACGCCGGGACGACCTGATGCGCCTCTGGGTGCGAAGCGAAACGCTGCGCCTCAACAACATGCGGGCCGAACAGTCCCGGGAAACCGGTACGCCGGGCCCCGAGGGATCGATCGGCAAGGTCTTGTCCGCCGAACTCAATAAGGACGCCTTCGCCTTCGCCCTGGGCCTCTCAGGAATGGCCGGCACCCTGTTTGATGCGGGCTACGAGCAGGACCAGACCCGCCCGGCGCTGGACTACGACTCGCTGGGCGAGTACTTCCTCCGGGTGCGAGCCAACTCCATCGAGGGTGGCACCACCGAGGTCATGAGAAACATCCTAGGGGAGCGGGTCCTCGGACTCCCCGGTGACGTCCGCGTCGACAAGGACGTTCCGTGGATCGAGGTGCCCCGTAGCTGA
- a CDS encoding cation diffusion facilitator family transporter codes for MSASGGTRAVLAALVANAGIAVAKFVGFALTRSSAMLAEAIHSVADMSNQALLLLGGRRSRRAPTETHQFGHGRERYFWSFVVALVLFTVGAAFAIHEGIDKVRHPHEMSAPALAVAILMAGIVLETWSLRTAVVEASPLKGGRTWWTFVVRSRNPELPVVLLEDVGALLGLVIALAAVGLSSITGEPRWDGVGTIAIGLLLGVIAVVLAREMQSLLIGESADDDDRSAITAAIGAAPGVVSLIHLRTQHLGPDEILVGAQVSFDPTLDSAGVAAAVDAVERLVRDAVPTAHPIYVEAALPDQPTGPGNPS; via the coding sequence ATGTCGGCATCTGGAGGGACCCGTGCAGTGCTCGCCGCCTTGGTGGCCAACGCCGGGATCGCGGTGGCCAAGTTCGTTGGCTTCGCCCTGACCCGGTCATCGGCCATGTTGGCCGAGGCCATCCATTCGGTGGCCGACATGTCCAACCAGGCCCTGTTGCTGCTCGGCGGTCGCCGGTCGCGTCGGGCCCCCACCGAGACCCATCAGTTCGGCCACGGCCGCGAGCGCTACTTCTGGTCCTTCGTGGTCGCCCTGGTCCTGTTCACCGTCGGTGCGGCCTTCGCCATCCACGAAGGGATCGACAAGGTCCGTCACCCCCACGAAATGAGCGCCCCCGCATTGGCAGTGGCCATCCTGATGGCCGGCATCGTGCTTGAGACCTGGTCGCTGCGAACCGCGGTGGTCGAAGCTTCCCCGCTGAAGGGTGGCAGAACCTGGTGGACCTTCGTGGTCCGGTCTCGGAACCCCGAGCTGCCCGTCGTGCTCCTCGAAGACGTCGGCGCCCTCCTCGGACTGGTCATCGCCCTGGCGGCCGTCGGCCTCTCGAGCATCACCGGTGAACCCCGCTGGGACGGGGTGGGCACCATCGCCATCGGCCTGCTGCTGGGCGTCATCGCTGTGGTGCTGGCCCGCGAGATGCAGAGCCTGCTCATCGGCGAATCGGCCGACGATGACGACCGGTCCGCCATCACGGCCGCTATCGGGGCCGCGCCAGGTGTGGTGAGCCTGATCCACCTCCGCACCCAACATCTGGGGCCCGACGAGATCCTGGTCGGTGCCCAAGTGAGCTTCGATCCGACGTTGGACAGCGCCGGCGTGGCGGCGGCCGTCGACGCTGTGGAACGGCTGGTGCGCGACGCCGTCCCGACCGCCCATCCCATCTACGTGGAGGCTGCGCTCCCTGACCAGCCCACCGGACCCGGGAACCCATCGTGA